From the genome of Amycolatopsis camponoti:
CCCCGGGACCGCTCGTCCTGGTCGTCGACGACGTCCAGTGGTGCGACGAAAGTTCACTGCGCTGGCTGGAGTACCTGGTGCGCCGGGCCGGGGACCTCCCGCTGCTCGTGGTGCTGGCGCAGCGGAGCGGGACGGCGGCCGACGGTACTCTCGCCGAGATCGCGGGGGCGCACGACACGCGGACCCTCGACCTCGGCCCGCTGCCGCTCGACGCGGTGGCCGAGCTGATCCCGGAACCCCTGGCCACGCCGGACGGCCTGTTCGCCCGCACGTGCCTCGCCGAGACCGGCGGGAACCCGTTGCTGCTGCGGCGGATGCTCGGCGAGCTCTCCCGCGCGCGGACCGGCGACGAGCCGGTGTCGCTGTCGTCGGTCGCCGGTTCGGGCCGCGCCGTCCTGGCGACCTCGACCCTCGACCGGCTCTCGGCGCCCACCCGCGCCGTCGCCATGGCCGTCGCGGTGCTCGGGAACGACGAACCGGACCTGCTCGCGAAGCTCGCGGAGGTACCCGGCGCCGTCGTGTCGGCGGCCCTGGAGACGTTGCAGGCGCACGAGATTCTGCTCGACGGCACCCGGGAGTTCGTGCACGAGCTGGTCCGGGCCGCGATCCTCGACGCCGGGGGCGCCGGCGAGCCCGCGCGGTGGCGCCGCCGCGCCGCCCGGCTGCTCAGCGACGCGGGCCGGCCGGCCGAGGAGGTGGCGGGGCACCTGCTCCTGCTGCCGGAGCTCGACGAGGAGTGGATGGCCGGCATCATGCGGGAGGCGGCGAAGAGCGCCACCGGCCGCGGCGCGCCCGGCACCGCCGCGCGGTACCTGAAGCGGGCACTGGCCTTCCACCCGCACGACGTCGGCCTGCTGCTGGAGCTGGCGGCCGCGCTGGCGCCGGCGGAACCGTTCGCGGCGTTCGAGCTGCTGGAGCGGGCGCGGGTGCTGGCCACGGACGTGCGGGAGCGGGCGCGGATCGCCGTCCGGCTCGGCATGGTCGCCCTGGCCGTCCAGCGCGCGCCGGAGGCGGTGACCGTGCTGCGCGACGTCGCCGGCGAGCTGGACACCCGGCTCGGCGAACCGCGGTCCGTGGCCGACGCGGGACTGCGCACGCTCGTCGAGTCGATGGCGCTGATCACCGGGCTCGACGAGAAGGGCACGGTGCCCGCCGCGCTCGCCCGCGTCCGCGAGCAGCCCACCCCGGCCGGGGACGATCCGGCCGAGTGCCAGCTGCTCGGGATGCGGGCGGCGGCGCGGGCGCTGGAAGGCGATTCGGCGGCGACGGTGGCCGCGGAGGCGACCCGGGCGCTGCGCGTCGACCCGGCCGGGCTGGGTGGCTGGGCGGCGCTGGGGGCGGGGCTGGCGCTCCAGCTCGCCGACGAGCTGAAACCCGCGCAGGACGCGCTGGGCCGGCTGATCGAGCACGCGAGCGGCGCCGGGGACGCGTGGACGTACTGTCTCGCGCAGTGCACGCGCGCGATGTTCTGGCACTGGGCGGGCGACCTGACCGAGGCCGGGGCGGACGCGCAGGTCAGCTTCGACCTGGCCCACCAGGAGTCCTGGGGCGAGACGACCACGATGCCGCGGATCGCGCTGGCGACGGTGCTGGTCCCGCGCGGCGACGCGGCCCGTGCCGAGGAGCTGCTCGACGGCATCACCCGTCCCCGCCTCGACCGCTTCGCGCTGGAGTACCACTGGTACCTGATGGCGCGGGCCCAGGCGCGCGCGGCCCTCGGTGACTCGGACGGCGCGCTGCGGCACTTGCGTACGTGCGGCGAGAGCCTGGCCGGCGCGGGGATGGCGAACCCGGTCTTCGCGCCGTGGTGGCTGGAAGGCGCGTGCCTGCTGGCCGACCTTGGTCGCCTTTCGGAGGGCCGGGAACTGGCCGAGCACGGCCAGTCGCTGGCCGCGCGGTGGGGCACACCCCGGGCGGTGGGTATGGGTTTGCTGGCGGCCGGTGTCACGACGGACGGCGACCGGGGAGTCGAGCTGCTCACCGAGGCGGCGCGAATCTTCGAGGGCGGCCCGGGTCCGCGCGAGCACCAGCGCGCGGAGTACTCGCTGGGCCGGGCGTTGCTGGCCCGCGACGACCGCCGGGGCGCGCGAGAGCACCTGCGCCGCGCGGCCGACGGCTGCACCCGCACGGGCGACCGGCACCTGCTCGACGCGGCCCGCGCGGCCCTCCTCGCGGCGGGCGGCCGCCCGGGCCCCCAGGGAGGATCGGCCCTGGACACGCTGACCGGCAGCGAGCGCCGAGTGGCCGAGCTGGCCGCCGGCGGCGACGGCAACCGCGCGATAGCGGAGGCACTGTTCGTCACGGTGCGCACGGTGGAGATGCACTTGACGAGCGTGTACAAGAAGCTGAACGTGGGAGGCCGCGCCGATTTGGCGGCGGAGCTGAACCGGCGGGACGCCCGATGAGGGACGGCGGAAGAGGTTTCGCGGTAGCGACAGCGGAAGCCGCGTCGGCGGGCGGCGGGGGTGCTGCGGCCGCGATCCGCGCCGCCGGTCGCCGGGAGAACCTCTGTCCTAAGTGGACTCGAGCACGGCGGGCCGCGGGATGACCGTGCTCGCCGGGACCTCCGGGACCGCACTGCTCGCCGAGCGGGTCAGCGAAACCGCGCTGCTCACCGGCCTGCTCACCGACCTCGAACAAGGCCACTCCGGGATCGCCGTCGTCACCGGCCTGCCCGGCACCGGCCGCACCAGCCTGCTCTCACTGCTCGCCGCCCAGGGTGCCGGCCGGCCGATCCAAGTACTCAGCGCTCGTGGCTCGCTGACCGAGTCGGCGCTGCGGTTCGGCGTCGTCTCGCAGCTGGCCTCCGCGCTGCCCGATCGGGCGCTCGGGCGCGCCCTGGGTGAGCTGCTCGCCGCCGGGGCTCCCGGTGATCCCGGCTCTCCCGAGCTGTGGCACCCCTTCGTCGAGGCCGCCCGCCGCCGGCCCGTGCTGCTCCTGCTCGATGACGCCCACCTGATGGACGACAGCTCCAAAGCCTGGCTCGGCGCGCTGCTCCGGCGGCTGTGGCAGGTGCCGCTGCTGGTCGTCATCACGGGGGCGGGTGTCGTCCTGCCGTTCTTCGACCAGGAGACCGCGGAACCCTGGCAGCTGTCCGGGCTCAACTGGCACGCCACCCACGTCGTCCGGCTGCGCCCGCTGAGCCGGTCCGGGGTCGCCGAGGTCGTCCGCGCCCACGGGGCCGGGCCCGGTGGCGAAGACTTCGTCACCGAGCTGCACGCGGCCACCGGCGGCAACCCCGCACTGGTCCGCGTGGTGCTCGACCACTGCCGGACCGACCCGGAGCCCGGCGCGCGGCCGGACCGGCTGGCCGCGGACGCGCGCCGCGACCAGATGCTCGGGTTGCTCGGCCGGCTGCCCGACGACCTGCGGCGGCTGCTGCGCGCGTTCGTCGTCGCCGGGCACGTGCTCACCCCGGAACAGCTCGGCCCGCTCGCGGGCCGTCAGACGCTGCCGCCCGCACGGGCCTGGCGCGTGCTCGTCGGGATCGGGCTCGTGCCGGGCCGCGGGCGGTGCGCCGACCCGGGGATCGCGACCTGGGTCCTGGCCGGTATGACCCGCGCCGACCGGGCCGAGCTCTACGGAGCCGCCGCCGAACTCGCGCACCGGTGCGCTTTGCCGGAGGAGGACGTCGCCCGGCTGCTGCTCGGTGCCGGCCCGGCCGGGACCCGGTGGGCGCTCGACGCCCTCCTCGCCGCGGCGAGGAGCGTCGCCGGCCAGGCCGGGGAAGCGGCCCCGTACTACCGTCGCGCGCTGCTCGAACCGCTCGCGGACACCACCCGGGCGCAGCTCACGCTGGAGCTGGCGGCCGCCGACGGCGCGGCCCCGCACACCGGGGAGGTGCGGCTCGCCCGCGCGGCGCTGACGCCGACCGCCGGCCCGCTGCTGGGCGAACGGCTGGCCGCGGCGGACCTGCTCGTCACGCGCTGCGCCCCGGAACGGGCGGCCGGCCTGCTCAACGGGCTCGCCCCGGGGACCGCGACGCCGGATCTCGGCTCCCTGGCCGCGTTGCACTGGCTCGCCACCGATTCGCCGGACGGGGTCCCGGCACTCGGGATCCCGCCGGCGGCCTAC
Proteins encoded in this window:
- a CDS encoding helix-turn-helix transcriptional regulator, producing MDSSTAGRGMTVLAGTSGTALLAERVSETALLTGLLTDLEQGHSGIAVVTGLPGTGRTSLLSLLAAQGAGRPIQVLSARGSLTESALRFGVVSQLASALPDRALGRALGELLAAGAPGDPGSPELWHPFVEAARRRPVLLLLDDAHLMDDSSKAWLGALLRRLWQVPLLVVITGAGVVLPFFDQETAEPWQLSGLNWHATHVVRLRPLSRSGVAEVVRAHGAGPGGEDFVTELHAATGGNPALVRVVLDHCRTDPEPGARPDRLAADARRDQMLGLLGRLPDDLRRLLRAFVVAGHVLTPEQLGPLAGRQTLPPARAWRVLVGIGLVPGRGRCADPGIATWVLAGMTRADRAELYGAAAELAHRCALPEEDVARLLLGAGPAGTRWALDALLAAARSVAGQAGEAAPYYRRALLEPLADTTRAQLTLELAAADGAAPHTGEVRLARAALTPTAGPLLGERLAAADLLVTRCAPERAAGLLNGLAPGTATPDLGSLAALHWLATDSPDGVPALGIPPAAYAEDRLDPDRAGAAAWLTATRGTDPRRARKLARIALSPVRGDTRLYAPRIAAAWTLMATDDPLEAAEALDGVLADARRRGSRAAAALALLTRGRLSLRRGRVPAAEADAEAAVEGYPLTRWPPPMARAWLALQILLGLARGDRDAAERAAATPTRGTAARRGRHHLDTQLLFARGLLDWTGQRPRAALHHFQECGRILLSRGWVNPALVPWRSLAGVAQRDLGHPEAAEELVTAEWELARAWGTRTATGLTHLFAGIALPAGSASFRLTRAVEALRDSPERIWYVTAVLRLAEAQLDAGQPAGVSGLLHEAGRLAKAYRLDAQSARVRELTARLAAQPRPAGSAQRADRKRQALSETSAQVVDMVVQGLPNAEIARRLAVGKRAVEVRLTRIYRHFGVAGRAELRALFALEDGEFGTPC
- a CDS encoding helix-turn-helix transcriptional regulator, with translation MGRRRELARFTASRRRAEDGDGHALLVRGPAGIGKTSLLAAALHDAAADLPEPGRILTAAGTRKDANTAYGVVRDLFAPLAPEESLLQGSARFARHALSTDAAASAPAVSSFAVQHGLYWLAASLATPGPLVLVVDDVQWCDESSLRWLEYLVRRAGDLPLLVVLAQRSGTAADGTLAEIAGAHDTRTLDLGPLPLDAVAELIPEPLATPDGLFARTCLAETGGNPLLLRRMLGELSRARTGDEPVSLSSVAGSGRAVLATSTLDRLSAPTRAVAMAVAVLGNDEPDLLAKLAEVPGAVVSAALETLQAHEILLDGTREFVHELVRAAILDAGGAGEPARWRRRAARLLSDAGRPAEEVAGHLLLLPELDEEWMAGIMREAAKSATGRGAPGTAARYLKRALAFHPHDVGLLLELAAALAPAEPFAAFELLERARVLATDVRERARIAVRLGMVALAVQRAPEAVTVLRDVAGELDTRLGEPRSVADAGLRTLVESMALITGLDEKGTVPAALARVREQPTPAGDDPAECQLLGMRAAARALEGDSAATVAAEATRALRVDPAGLGGWAALGAGLALQLADELKPAQDALGRLIEHASGAGDAWTYCLAQCTRAMFWHWAGDLTEAGADAQVSFDLAHQESWGETTTMPRIALATVLVPRGDAARAEELLDGITRPRLDRFALEYHWYLMARAQARAALGDSDGALRHLRTCGESLAGAGMANPVFAPWWLEGACLLADLGRLSEGRELAEHGQSLAARWGTPRAVGMGLLAAGVTTDGDRGVELLTEAARIFEGGPGPREHQRAEYSLGRALLARDDRRGAREHLRRAADGCTRTGDRHLLDAARAALLAAGGRPGPQGGSALDTLTGSERRVAELAAGGDGNRAIAEALFVTVRTVEMHLTSVYKKLNVGGRADLAAELNRRDAR